The nucleotide sequence aaagcgacaaccatatggctcctgccagttgccgataactcggttacaaaacatgatcatctcatacaatataacatcatgccttgaccatatcacatcacaacatgccctgcaaaaacaagttagacgtcctctactttgttgttgcaagttttacgtggctgctatgggcttagcaagaactgttcttacctacgcatcaaaaccacaacgatagttcatcaagttagtgttgttttaaccttctcaaggaccgggcatagccacactcggttcaactagagttggagaaactgacacccgtcagccacctatgtgcaaagcacgtcggtagaacaagtctcgcgtaagcgtacgcgtaatgtcggtccgggctgcttcatccaacaataccgccgaaccaaagtgtgacatgctggtaagcagtatgacttgtatcgcgcacaactcacatgtgttctactcatgcatataacatctacgcataaaacctggctcggacgccactgttggggaatgtagtaatttcaaacaaattcaTACGCACACTcaggatcttggtgatgcatagcaacgagaggggagagtttgtccacgtaccctcatagaccgaaagcggaagcgttagcacaacgtggttgatgtagtcgtgcgtcttcacgatccgaccgatccaagtaccgaatgtacaacacctccgagttcagcacacgttcagctcgatgacgtcccgcgaactccgatctagcagagcttcacgggagagttccgtcaatatgacggcgtgatgatggtgatgatgttgctaccgacacagggcttcgcctaagcaccgctacgatataaccgaggtggaatatggtggaggggcaccgcacatggctggaatAGATCAGCAGAtcatcttgtgtgttctagggtgccccctgccccgtatataaagagcaaggggggaggtggccggccaggaggagggcgtgccaggggggagtcctactcccaccaggagtaggactcctccttttccttgttggagtaggagagggaaggaagggagagaggaggagaaggaaaaaggggggcgccgccccctccttgtccaattcggactagagggggagggggcgcgcggctgccctggccacccctcctcttctcccactaaggcccatgaggcccaattaactcccctaggggttccgataaccccccggtactccgatttttacccgaaaccactcggaacacttccggtgtccgaatatagtcgtccaatatatcgatctttacgtctcgactatttcgagactcctcgtcatgtccgtgatcatatccgtgactccgaactactttcggtacatcaaaacacaaaaactcataatatcgatcgtcaccaaactttaagcgtgcggaccctacggattcgagaactatgtagacatgaccgagacatgtctccggtcaataaccaatagcggaacctggatgctcatattggctcctacatattctatgaagatctttatcagtcaaaccacataacaacatactttgttcccttcgtcatcggtatgttacttgcccgagattcgatcgtcggtatctcaatacctagttcaatcccgttaccgacaagtctctttactagttccgtagtgcatcatcccgcaactaactcattagtcacattgcttgcaaggcttatagtgatgtgcattaccgagagggcccagagatacctctccgacaaccggagtgacaaatcctaatcttgaaatacgccaacccaacaaggacctttagagacacctgtagagcacctttataatcacccaattacgttgtgacgtttggtagcacacaaagtgttccttcggtaaacaggagttgcataatctcatagtcataggaacatgtataagtcatgaagaaagcaatagcaacatactaaacgatcaagtgctaagctaatggaatgggtcaagtcaatcacatcattctcctaatgatgtgaccccgttaatcaaatgacaattcatgtctatggctaggaaacataaccatctttgatcaacgagctagtcaagtagagacatactagtgacactctgtttgtctatatattcacacatgtattacgtttcctgttaatacaattctaggattaataataaacatttatcatgatataaggaaataaataataactttattattgcctctagagcatatttccttcactcgccACCACACACCTCCAACTCCATCACCACATAAGTTGACCACGACGACCCACACACACGCTGAAGAGTCCACTACCGCATCCGCACTATGAAGCTTACTGTATCTAGGGAGCCCCCCTAGTTTGGCACATCCATGAAGAAACTTTTTGAGTGAGATTAGGTTAGGGAAAATGGAGCATGCACCAAGTCTTCGGGAGGCTTTCTTTTATACACCATGGGCCTCCTAATTTGGCCCAGTGACTAACCGACATGGGGTGCTCGGCCGGCCCACCTGACCGGAACATGACGTGATGAGTGACCCCCAATCCGGCATTACCGTCAAGGTGCTCGGTAGGGTTTCTCCCCTCAATTTGTCGAGGAGATGGCAAAATACCGGAGTATCACAAagctatgattttttttcaaacataGTAGATACGCAGACACTCATACATACGCAcaatacactcatccctatgaacacacacatacacattaCTCTTATGAGCACTTTCGAGAGACTTAGacggcacatcatcttgagattgacgaagtcgtcGCAAACACCTTCATAGTCGATGGAAACATCTTCTCTCACTAAACACACATCGTCGAAAAGCCTGAAATAAATTAAGAAAAGTACGATCACCAATGCGAAGTCTAAGACTTAAACCGTGACGGGTTGGTTCCGTCACAAGGAACTAGCCATCCGAACTACGCTCACTTCGCACGAAGCTATGAATTTAAAGCCCCAAATTAGACATGTTGTATTGCTATGTAATCAATGCATTTTTAAACGGAGGCAGTAATACGCACCCACTGATGATACCTCCGCCACCGTCCATCTCATTTCCACCCCGACACAAGAAAACAAATCATCCAGCAAGAAAGAAATCGCCGCAATTAACGCGTCATCAATTGGAACAAATCCGTTGCATGACGCGGGGCCCCACGCGGGGCGCGCCACCTTCCTTGCTCTGGTCCGGTCCGGTTCTCCTCTTCCGTCCGGCCAGCGCAAGAGCGCAGCCGCAAGCAAAGCTGGCCTCCCCACTCTGACAGCCttgctccgcctccgcctccgcccccgcccccgccctatatctcccctccccaaaccctagtccCAGCACAACACCCCAAGCTTTCTCTCTCCCCCTCCGTCTCTCTCCCCCTCCGTCTCTCTCCCCTGCTCTGTCTTTCTTCATCGCAAAAGCTTGAAACAGCTCGCGGAGATGGCAGAGGAGCCGCAGCCacaggccgccgccgcggccacggAGGTGGTCGTCGCCGAGAAGGCGCCGGCggaggtggagaagaaggccgaggagcccgcggcggaggcggaggccgaGGAGGCGGCCGCCGTCGCCGACGACGGGGGCGCCGTCGAGGCCACCGGCTCCTTCAAGGAGGAGAGCAACCTCGTCGCCGACCTGCCTGACCCGGAGAAGAAGGCGCTTGATGAGTTCAAGGAGCTGATCGTCGCCGCGCTCGCCGCCGGTGAGTTCAAtctgcccccgcccccgccgccgcccaagGCCAAGACTGAGGCCGCCGCAGAGGAGACCAAGACGGaggcgccggccaaggaggaggccaAGGCCGAGGAGCCGGCCAAGGCGGAAGAACCAGCCAAGGAGGAGCCCAAGGCTGAGGAGCCGGCCAAGGAGGAGCCcaaggccgaggcggcggcggagccggcAGCCGAGGAGGCCAAGGCTGAGGTCGCTGCCGAGGCAGCAGCCGAGGAGCCGGCCAAGGAGGCACCCAAGGCCGAGGAGGCCAAGCCGGCCGAGCCAAAGACGGAGGACGAAGCCGTCGTAGCCGCCGAGGAGGGCACCAAGACGGCGGAAGCGGTcgaggaagccgccgccgccgccgccgccaccacagaGCAGGCACCGGAGGCGGAGGCAGCCGCGCCCGAGCCGGTGTTCATCTGGGGCGTGCCGCTGGTGGGCGACGACGAGCGCACGGACGCGGTGCTGCTCAAGTTCCTGCGCGCGCGGGAGTTCAAGGTGAAGGAGGCGATGGCGATGCTCCGGTCCGCCGTGCTGTGGCGGAAGCGCTTCGGCATCGAGTCGCTCCTGGAGGCGGACCTGGCGTTCCCGGAGCTGGAGAAGGTGGTGTTCTACCGCGGCGCGGACCGGGAGGGCCACCCGGTGTGCTACAACGTGTACGGCGAGTTCCAGGACAAGGAGGTGTACGAGAAGGCGTTCGGCGACGAGGAGAAGCGGGAGCGGTTCCTCAAGTGGCGCATCCAGCTGCTGGAGCGCGGCATCCTGTCGCAGCTGGACTTCGCGCCCAGCGGCATCTGCTCCATGGTGCAGGTCACCGACCTCAAGAACTCGCCGCCCATGCTCGGCAAGCACCGCGCCGTCACCCGCCAGGCCGTCGCCCTGCTCCAGGACAACTACCCCGAGTTCATCGCCAAGAAGGTACTAACGCTTCTTCTCTCCGCCATCGAATTACTTGGTAGTATTTCCAATTTCACAGCTGCAGCAGTAACTGTGATCCAACATTGTGACATTGTGCATCGAAATTTAGCTGTGGCTAGCTGTTTGTGCCGAAGATTCAGTTTCTATCCGTTCACAGTTTAACGTTGGGAGTGAATGATTGAGCCCAAAGCGTGTTCTTTGGGCACTGCGCTAAAGGGCAGACCTTTATGCTTTCAAATTTGAGTCCTGTATTGAGTTGACTCATGTCTTTTGGCGTGGGCGGGCTTTGGTCATCATCATAGCGCGAATTGGGGATCTTTTCCTTTTGCTCGTACTTTTCCCAATTCTGAGTTGTAACATTCTTTTACTATACCAATTCGTAGTTAATTGCAGTAGTTTAAGTGGAATTGGATCATAAGTTTGGCTGGATCATGGTGTCTATGCAGGTGTTCATCAACGTGCCATGGTGGTATCTGGCTGCCAACAAAATGATGAGCCCTTTCCTCACCCAGCGCACCAAGAGCAAGTTCGTGTTCGCCAGCCAGGCCAAGTCACCCGAGACCCTCTTCAGGTATTGTGCACGATATGCTTATAAGTTTCAGTTTTCATTGTTGGATTGCCGAGGGATCATGTTCTCAGCTAGTGTTCATCTTCTGTAACAAAAATTCAGATACATCGCGCCCGAGCAAGTCCCCGTCCAATTCGGAGGCCTCTTCAAGGAAGATGACCCTGATTTCACCACCTCCGACTCTGTCACCGAGCTCACTATCAAAGCTTCATCCAAAGAAGCCATCGAGATCCCTGTCACCGAGGTTAGCCTCATTTGCATTATAAATTGGTGATCGCTTATGAATTCCTCTAATGCATTGATCGTTCAAAACTTACATAATTGTCCATCTGCCGTTGTAGAACTCAACGATTGTATGGGAGCTGCGGGTGCTGGGCTGGGAGGTGAGCCACGGCGCGGAGTTCACCCCGGACGCCGAGGGCGCGTACACCGTGATCGTGCAGAAGACGAGGAAGGTCCCCGCGAACGAGGAGCCCATCATGAAGGGCAGCTTCAAGGCCGGCGAGGCCGGCAAGATCGTGCTGACGGTCAGCAACGCGGCGTCGAAGAAGAAGAAGCTCCTCTACAGATCCAAGGTGAAGAGCAGCGCCGGCGAGTCCCTCTGAGGCCTACAGTCCATGACACCGCCATTGGAGTCAGTCCCCGATGatgatagaagaagaagaagaagaagaagataaaccGCCTTTTTGGTTTTCGTTCTTTAATTCCATTGGTTTTGTGGTTTTTGGTTCGCATTCCCGCATTTGtttaattaaaattaaaattaaaaacccAAAGTGAGCTTGATTTTGCGACGGTACAGTAGCTGGGAGAGGAAGGTTGGGTATGGTATGGATGATATAATGGCATCGTTTGATGGTTGTGTTGAGGGTAGGGCAGAGGAGAAAAATGGATGATacaatctgctgctgctgctgctctgtaaATTTGTCTGTACATTGTTGCGATCGCTGGATGGATCCTCATGGACATGTTATATTTAGAAGTACCTGTTGTCATCATTCATTCATCAATCCCATGTTACTCTCATCACGTTCGTCTCGTCCCCCATTTCCGCTGCCTCTTGTTCGTTAGAGGAGGCAGTTGCGCCCCCTCCTTGTACTATGCCCGGATCCGCTTGGCCCATTTCCAGCAAGGCAGGATCTGCCGAGGATCGGTAGCGAAGTTATTGGTGTGGCTCAACAACTCCAGACAATCTGGCGCCGTGGCGATCATGCTTGCACCCAAAATTATGCTTTCTTTCACTGCTCGGCATTTCCGGGTATGAAAAGGACTCCATTTGTAGTACCTGGGCAGGCTGGGGTGAGGAGAGAACAAGCGGCGGCAAGAGGGCCGGACGAGGCTGCAGGCGGAATTAAGAAGGAGAAGAAAGTGTTTGGGTGCTCCCCTGCCACTGTACTGTCACGAAATGACGGGGGCGTAAACTAATCGTGGGTGGGAAGGGAAGAACATCCATCCAgcggggggtggaggaggcgctggCCCGGCCGTCCCCGTTCCAAGGCTGTCACCGTGTCGTGTGGTGTCGCGCCCCGAAACAACCCGCGGGAACCGAAGGGAAAAGCGACGCCGAAGGCCCAACCCCAGCCGTGTCGCCGAATAAACAATGGCGCGGCGCGGCGATCACTGTGCGTGCAGTCGCCTTTCCCTTTGACCGCGGCGGCATCGCCCCGGAAAACTCTCAAAATACTAGGCCAAGGACCAAAAGGGCagccagctcctcctcctcaggtAGTCAGGTCATGTCCGTCCGTCCTCCGTCCTCACCATGGGCAGGCCATGCATGTGCCGCTTTGTATAAAcgaatttctttctttctttctttctttctcccgACTGTAGCAACTTTCATCGAAGGACGGGGCGGGAGGGCTTTGTGCGTTTTCGGCACTGATTACTGCTCTTTGCATGCCCAGCAAAGGGCTTTGGGAAGCAAAGGCGAGCAAGGCAGAGGGCCCGTTTTGGTTGCGGCTTTTAATGGCGATGATCCTCTTCTCTCTAGTACTACTAAATAGCTCTAGGTGTAGTGTGGGTGGTGTCATGGACGGACGGACGGGCGGGCGGACGGACATGCAGCATTGTCGTGTTTGACGATCGCGTGCCCCATTTATTCAGGGCCGCCGCACCGGGACGTGTCGCCCTCCATATGCCGCTGCCAGATTCGCCATGGCCATGGCCGGAGATGGGATGGCTGGTTAAATGCCGCTGCTCGGGAGCTACTCGTGCAATTTATTTCGACCTCGTGCTCTCGGTGCTGCGTTGTCCGGTGCTGCCTGGTTGGGTCGCAGGGCGGGGTCTCCTTAACTCCGGAACTATTCACCGGCCTTCATCTTGCCGCCTTGCCCATGGCGACGAGGACAGGGGCACGCGTGCTCGCCTGTCGGAACCGTGGCCTTGCTTCATTGTCGGGGCGAGGCCGCCGTGAACCAGCCGAACCAGAAATATAGAAATGGAATGGCGTCAGGTGGGTGGTCCCTGCAGCCGCCGGCAGGGCTGACTGAGCACGACGAGCTCCAGGGCGGCGGGGTATGCCTGTCACCGGGTCTGGGCGGCCGTGTCTCTCCGGAGAGCGTGGGGGCGTGGCCGTGGATGCATTTGTGCTTCTCCCGATCTTCAGGTTCCAAGTGGGCGGGAGATCGAGGGAAGCGATCCGCGATGATCGATCACGTTGGGAGGACGAACGCGTTACACTGATTACTACTACTCCCTTGCTAGCCCCTACCGCTACTAATTTGTCCCCGTGCATCGCGTTCGGGTCCCCGCCGACGGCCGGCCGGAACGCGCGGGCTATTAAATTGGGACGAGCGAGCGAAGGAGGCCGATCAAGGCGCTGCGGAGCAAGTGCATGAGCGCATCATTCGTGCATTTCGTGCATGTAGTTGGAATGGACCGGTCCGGACCGGACTGGGCTCCTCCCGGTGGGTGCCCGGGGCCGACGCCCATGGAGCACGCCGCCCGTACGCCACCGTGCGCGCGTGCATGGGCGCACCTCCACCGTATCCGCCGGGGAGTAGATGTAGATGTAGTAGATGCGCGGGAGTTGGGAGGGAGGGACCGTAGCCTGTAGCTCCACAAGCGTGCACTGCACTGCAGCAGCCAGCAGGGGAATCGTGGCGAGGAACGTCAAACGAGCCCACCGCAGGGCTTCCCGTCGCGCGATCGGCACCCCTCCGCGCTCTGCCCACCCTCCGGCGGCAGGCCTGCGTGACCGGAGACGGAGAGACGGGGCAGGGCAGGGACGCACTGCATGCAACACGCAGGGCCAGGCGTGGGGGTAGCCACGCGCGTTTCGGCGCCGGCTACGCCTTGCGCGCGCTTGGATGGATCGGCAGCGGCAAACCTTGGAATCCGAGTAGGCCACGACGGACGCCGCATGTCCGGCCA is from Triticum aestivum cultivar Chinese Spring chromosome 3A, IWGSC CS RefSeq v2.1, whole genome shotgun sequence and encodes:
- the LOC123062767 gene encoding patellin-3, whose amino-acid sequence is MAEEPQPQAAAAATEVVVAEKAPAEVEKKAEEPAAEAEAEEAAAVADDGGAVEATGSFKEESNLVADLPDPEKKALDEFKELIVAALAAGEFNLPPPPPPPKAKTEAAAEETKTEAPAKEEAKAEEPAKAEEPAKEEPKAEEPAKEEPKAEAAAEPAAEEAKAEVAAEAAAEEPAKEAPKAEEAKPAEPKTEDEAVVAAEEGTKTAEAVEEAAAAAAATTEQAPEAEAAAPEPVFIWGVPLVGDDERTDAVLLKFLRAREFKVKEAMAMLRSAVLWRKRFGIESLLEADLAFPELEKVVFYRGADREGHPVCYNVYGEFQDKEVYEKAFGDEEKRERFLKWRIQLLERGILSQLDFAPSGICSMVQVTDLKNSPPMLGKHRAVTRQAVALLQDNYPEFIAKKVFINVPWWYLAANKMMSPFLTQRTKSKFVFASQAKSPETLFRYIAPEQVPVQFGGLFKEDDPDFTTSDSVTELTIKASSKEAIEIPVTENSTIVWELRVLGWEVSHGAEFTPDAEGAYTVIVQKTRKVPANEEPIMKGSFKAGEAGKIVLTVSNAASKKKKLLYRSKVKSSAGESL